In one Sporomusa sphaeroides DSM 2875 genomic region, the following are encoded:
- a CDS encoding aconitase X swivel domain-containing protein, producing the protein MKDNFLCHKLSEGVVEGEVLISQDDICYYLVDPATGNVIESGHDIEGQSVAQKILVFPGGKGSSVVQADGLFQLLMKKNAPKAMVIKNPETVLVTSGIIMEIAMVDKVEEQFYSSIKNGDIVRVDANNGEIAILRRK; encoded by the coding sequence ATGAAGGATAATTTTTTATGCCATAAGCTTTCAGAGGGTGTGGTTGAAGGTGAAGTACTCATATCCCAAGATGATATTTGTTACTATCTGGTTGATCCCGCTACAGGCAATGTAATTGAGAGTGGGCATGATATTGAAGGACAAAGCGTAGCGCAAAAGATATTGGTGTTTCCTGGCGGTAAAGGCAGTTCAGTTGTACAGGCAGACGGCCTGTTCCAGTTGTTAATGAAAAAAAATGCCCCCAAAGCCATGGTCATTAAAAACCCTGAGACAGTGTTGGTCACTAGTGGTATCATTATGGAAATTGCCATGGTGGATAAAGTGGAAGAACAGTTTTATAGCAGTATTAAAAATGGCGATATAGTTCGAGTAGATGCAAATAACGGTGAAATTGCGATATTGCGCAGAAAGTAG
- the larA gene encoding nickel-dependent lactate racemase, whose translation MKCQMKLIEVPYGNETVRASVSADSVIFNGTMPECSPLADLEAVVLARLDCPTGCKPLKELVSQSDKIMILVEDNTRQTPVKRILPVLINYLEQHGVKAGQIEILIATGTHRIMTEEEIIEKVGLDVFRKLRIYQHDCTEKSDIADLGTVAAGQNKIPVQVNKRALAVDFILGLGNIVPHCDAGYSGGGKIVQPGICGIATTASTHITGALLEEIPLGDAENPCRLGIEKVAERVGLRFIINTVMNANQEVVDVVAGDFVTAHREGAKIAAKVYGVDIPALADITIVSSHPCNIDYWQAMKGLVAAYFTVKNGGYIIFVSPCYEGLEHNHPKLREWLKYSYKEGCDVARHTVLDDESSDLVAADIAICNARIREKANILIVSDGLSQEDIGVLGYEKFDTLQAAVDYVLQKIPNGKIGVLPRGGDCLPIRR comes from the coding sequence ATGAAATGCCAGATGAAATTAATTGAAGTGCCATACGGGAACGAGACAGTAAGAGCATCGGTTTCTGCGGATTCGGTAATTTTTAATGGTACTATGCCCGAGTGTTCTCCGTTAGCTGACTTAGAAGCTGTGGTGCTTGCCAGACTAGATTGTCCGACTGGCTGTAAGCCGTTAAAAGAGTTGGTGTCACAGTCAGACAAAATTATGATTTTGGTGGAAGATAATACGCGGCAAACGCCGGTTAAACGCATTTTGCCTGTTTTGATTAATTATCTGGAGCAACACGGGGTTAAAGCCGGTCAAATTGAAATATTGATAGCAACAGGCACGCATCGTATTATGACTGAAGAAGAAATAATTGAGAAGGTAGGTTTGGATGTTTTTCGCAAGCTTAGAATTTATCAGCACGACTGTACAGAAAAAAGTGATATTGCCGACTTGGGTACTGTAGCAGCAGGGCAGAATAAGATACCGGTTCAGGTGAACAAACGGGCACTGGCTGTGGATTTTATTTTAGGTTTGGGTAATATTGTGCCACATTGTGATGCCGGTTATAGCGGCGGCGGCAAAATTGTGCAGCCTGGAATCTGTGGTATTGCTACTACGGCAAGCACGCATATTACAGGGGCATTGCTGGAAGAGATTCCGCTGGGTGATGCCGAGAATCCGTGCCGGTTAGGAATTGAAAAGGTAGCGGAGAGAGTAGGCTTACGATTCATCATCAACACAGTTATGAATGCCAATCAGGAAGTTGTCGATGTGGTCGCAGGCGACTTTGTTACAGCGCATCGCGAAGGGGCTAAAATAGCTGCCAAGGTTTACGGAGTAGATATACCGGCATTAGCTGATATAACAATTGTAAGTTCGCACCCGTGTAATATTGATTATTGGCAAGCTATGAAAGGTCTGGTTGCAGCTTATTTCACCGTTAAAAACGGTGGCTATATCATTTTCGTTTCTCCGTGTTATGAAGGACTTGAGCATAATCATCCGAAACTGAGAGAGTGGTTAAAATATTCCTATAAGGAAGGTTGTGATGTAGCCAGACATACAGTTTTGGATGATGAAAGTTCGGATTTGGTGGCGGCTGATATTGCTATTTGCAATGCCAGAATTCGTGAAAAAGCCAACATTTTGATTGTGAGTGACGGCTTGAGTCAGGAGGATATTGGTGTCCTTGGCTACGAAAAGTTTGATACGCTTCAGGCGGCAGTAGACTATGTATTGCAGAAAATTCCTAATGGGAAGATCGGAGTTCTGCCTCGCGGCGGAGATTGCCTGCCGATAAGGCGGTAA